The following proteins come from a genomic window of Castor canadensis chromosome 17, mCasCan1.hap1v2, whole genome shotgun sequence:
- the LOC109696490 gene encoding C-C chemokine receptor type 5, translating into MDYHTSSTTYTYDLDYGMSEPCQKINVRQVAARLLPPLYSLVFIFGIVGNMLVVLTLVNCKKLRSMTDIYLLNLAISDLLFLLTLPFWAHYAAAQWDFGNAMCQLLTGIYFIGFFSGIFFIILLTIDRYLAIVHAVFALKARTVTFGVVTSVITWVAAVFVSLPGIIFTRSQKESSRHTCSPHFPSNQYHFWKNFQTLKMLILGLVLPLLVMVICYSGILRTLLRCRNEKRRHKAVRLIFAIMIVYFIFWAPYNIVLLLTTFPEFFGLNNCNSSNRLDQAMQVTETLGMTHCCINPIIYAFIGEKFRRYLSVFFQKHIAKHFCKYCPFFQSESPERVGSVYTRSTGEQEISVGL; encoded by the coding sequence ATGGACTATCATACATCAAGTACAACCTACACCTATGATCTAGATTATGGTATGTCAGAACCCTGCCAAAAAATCAACGTGCGGCAGGTCGCAGCCCGGCTCCTGCCCCCGCTCTACTCGCTGGTGTTCATCTTTGGCATTGTGGGTAACATGCTGGTGGTCCTCACCCTGGTCAACTGCAAGAAGTTAAGGAGCATGACTGACATCTACCTGCTCAACCTGGCCATCTCTGACCTGCTCTTCCTGCTCACGCTCCCGTTCTGGGCCCACTATGCCGCGGCCCAATGGGACTTTGGAAATGCAATGTGCCAGCTTTTGACGGGGATCTATTTTATAGGCTTCTTCTCTGGAATCTTCTTCATCATCCTCTTGACAATCGATAGGTACCTGGCGATTGTCCATGCTGTATTTGCTTTAAAAGCCAGGACAGTCACCTTTGGGGTAGTGACAAGTGTGATCACCTGGGTGGCAGCTGTGTTTGTGTCTCTTCCAGGGATCATCTTTACCAGGTCACAAAAAGAAAGTTCTCGTCATACATGTAGTCCTCATTTTCCATCCAATCAATATCATTTCTGGAAGAATTTCCAGACATTAAAGATGCTCATCTTGGGCCTGGTCCTGCCCCTGCTTGTCATGGTCATCTGCTACTCGGGAATCCTGCGCACCCTCCTCCGGTGTCGCAATGAGAAGAGGAGACACAAGGCCGTGAGGCTCATCTTCGCCATCATGATCGTCTACTTTATTTTCTGGGCTCCCTATAACATCGTCCTCCTCCTGACCACCTTCCCGGAGTTCTTTGGCCTGAATAACTGCAATAGCTCTAACAGACTGGACCAGGCCATGCAGGTGACAGAGACTCTTGGGATGACCCACTGTTGTATCAACCCCATCATCTATGCCTTCATCGGGGAGAAGTTCCGAAGGTATCTCTCTGTGTTCTTCCAAAAACACATTGCTaagcacttttgcaaatactGTCCATTCTTCCAGTCAGAGTCTCCTGAACGGGTGGGCTCAGTCTACACCCGATCCACTGGGGAGCAGGAAATCTCCGTTGGTTTATGA